In Macadamia integrifolia cultivar HAES 741 chromosome 5, SCU_Mint_v3, whole genome shotgun sequence, a single window of DNA contains:
- the LOC122079199 gene encoding plastid division protein CDP1, chloroplastic isoform X2 translates to MALTHLTLSLPSCCGCRNIVHEEQRDSNLGVSVSLSGTGSAISRLPNGFFREGFQSRYRGVIGYGRLNVAELQTVENDQIRTGVEIPVTCYQIIGVPDQAEKDNIVKSVMDLKSAEIEEGYTLDVLVSRQELLMDVRDKLLFEPEYAGNAREKIPPKSSLRIPWAWLPGALCLLQEVGEEKLVLEIGRAALQHPDAKPYIHDFLLSMALAECAIAKIGFEKNKVSQGFEALARAQYLLRSKISLGKMPLLSQIEESLEELAPACTLELLGMPHTPENAERRRGAIAALRELLRQGLDVETACRVQDWPCFLSQSLNKLMATEIVDLLPWDNIAAIRKNRKSLESQNQRVVVDFSCFYMAMIAHIAVGFSSKQIELINKAKTICECLVASEGIDLKFEEALCSFLLGQGDEAEAIERLQQLEINSGPTSQNFLLGKDIKDGSSVNPSLEIWLKDAVLGLFPDTRDCSPSLVNFFGGEKKALGTSKHCKGTRQNMLSGCRRPTFVAPDPVTAGKPLQHLNYSRHLGLAVKQLAPTNTESSLMGSKTASEGSTGSVQLKRNLGSHHKKVSESWWASGNVVARIMLSTILGCFVFATFKVLGMQFGHFRSGSRLNSNKPKMHINSLAWTVNPSLDHAGPACIDGSNIGGRLGKLFLMFRNQFKYPFGGGTFQSSWPADELCLLNKAQNKKPMPIEEAETLVKQWQAFKAQALGPSHCILSLSEILAESMLSQWQDLADAAKSSSCYWRFVLLHLSILRADIFLDGTGGEIAEIEALLEEAAELVDEYQAKNPNYYSKYKIHYALRRQCDGSWKFCRCHVQTTR, encoded by the exons ATGGCATTGACCCATTTGACTCTGAGCCTCCCTTCCTGCTGTGGTTGTCGCAATATCGTTCACGAGGAGCAGAGAGATTCGAATTTGGGTGTTTCTGTCTCTCTTTCGGGCACCGGAAGCGCCATCTCTAGACTCCCAAATGGGTTTTTTCGCGAAGGTTTTCAGTCAAGATATAGAGGTGTTATCGGGTATGGGAGATTGAATGTGGCCGAGTTGCAGACGGTTGAGAATGACCAGATTAGGACTGGTGTTGAAATCCCTGTTACTTGCTATCAG ATCATTGGGGTGCCTGATCAAGCTGAGAAGGACAATATTGTGAAGTCAGTGATGGATCTGAAAAGTGCTGAGATTGAAGAAGGTTACACCTTGGATGTTCTTGTATCTCGGCAG gaacttttaatggATGTGAGGGATAAGCTTCTTTTTGAACCAGAGTATGCTGGTAATGCAAGGGAAAAGATCCCACCCAAATCTTCACTTAGAATTCCATGGGCTTGGTTGCCTGGTGCTCTTTGTCTCCTACAAGAG GTTGGAGAAGAAAAGTTGGTTCTAGAAATAGGCCGAGCAGCACTTCAACATCCAGATGCTAAACCATATATTCATGATTTTCTTCTGTCTATGGCACTAGCCGAG TGTGCAATTGCTAAGATTGGTTTTGAGAAAAACAAAGTATCACAAGGATTTGAAGCCCTTGCTCGTGCTCAGTACTTACTCAGGAGCAAAATTTCTTTGGGGAAGATGCCACTGTTATCTCAG ATAGAAGAATCTTTGGAGGAGCTTGCACCTGCTTGCACATTGGAGTTACTAGGCATGCCTCACACACCTGAAAATGCAGAACGCAGACGGGGTGCAATTGCAGCCTTGCGTGAATTGCTCAGGCAGGGCCTTGATGTGGAGACAGCCTGTCGAGTCCAAGATTGGCCTTGCTTCTTGAGCCAGTCTCTGAACAAGCTTATGGCTACAGAAATAGTAGATCTTCTTCCATGGGACAACATAGCTGCTATTCGCAAGAACAGGAAATCACTTGAGTCACAGAATCAACGGGTTGTAGTTGATTTTAGTTGCTTTTACATGGCCATGATAGCTCATATTGCTGTGGGTTTTTCAAGCAAACAAATAGAGCTG ATCAACAAAGCAAAGACCATCTGTGAGTGTTTAGTAGCATCAGAAGGtattgatttgaaatttgaggAAGCGCTTTGTTCTTTCCTTCTTGGGCAG GGAGACGAGGCGGAGGCTATTGAAAGGCTCCAGCAGCTTGAGATTAATTCAGGTCCTACTTCACAAAATTTTCTTCTGGGAAAAGACATCAAAGATGGTTCCAGTGTGAACCCCTCATTG GAAATATGGCTAAAGGATGCTGTGCTTGGTCTGTTTCCAGATACGCGAGACTGCTCTCCTTCTTTG GTCAACTTTTTTGGTGGTGAAAAGAAGGCACTTGGGACAAGCAAACACTGTAAAGGAACTCGCCAAAATATGCTTAGTGGATGTCGTAGACCAACTTTTGTTGCACCTGATCCCGTAACTGCTGGAAAACCTCTTCAACATTTGAACTATAGTCGACACCTGGGTCTGGCAGTAAAGCAACTGGCTCCAACTAACACTGAGAGCTCGTTAATGGGAAGCAAGACTGCTAGTGAAGGCAGTACTGGATCTGTTCAACTGAAGAGAAACCTGGGATCACATCATAAGAAAGTTTCAGAAAGCTGGTGGGCCTCAGGCAATGTGGTTGCAAGAATCATGTTGTCTACGATATTAGGATGCTTTGTATTTGCAACCTTCAAAGTGTTGGGAATGCAGTTTGGGCATTTCAGAAGTGGGTCTAGGTTGAACTCCAATAAACCAAAGATGCACATAAATTCCCTTGCTTGGACCGTAAATCCTTCTCTGGATCATGCAGGTCCTGCCTGTATTGATGGGAGTAATATTGGCGGAAGACTTGGAAAGCTGTTCTTGATGTTTAGGAATCAGTTCAAGTATCCCTTTGGTGGGGGAACCTTTCAGAGTTCATGGCCTGCTGATGAACTTTGTCTCTTAAATAAGGCACAAAACAAGAAACCAATGCCCATTGAAGAAGCTGAAACCCTAGTTAAACAATGGCAAGCGTTCAAAGCTCAAGCTCTTGGGCCAAGCCATTGTATTCTGAGCCTCTCTGAGATCCTTGCGGAATCAATGCTCTCTCAG TGGCAGGATTTGGCTGATGCGGCAAAATCTAGTTCTTGTTATTGGAGATTTGTTCTGCTGCATTTGTCTATCTTGAGGGCTGACATTTTTCTGGATGGGACTGGTGGGGAGATCGCAGAAATTGAGGCTCTCCTTGAAGAAGCAGCGGAGCTTGTTGATGAATATCAGGCAAAGAACCCAAATTATTACAg CAAATACAAAATTCATTATGCTTTAAGAAGACAATGCGATGGCTCATGGAAATTCTGTAGATGCCACGTCCAAACTACAAGATGA
- the LOC122079200 gene encoding uncharacterized protein LOC122079200 — translation MGRGFSGQSSDRTDCRCTYYGKPKHTVETCWAKHGKPKLTTQLANHTVSDDGTDTVSPATTTPTPASGDSSTSMRDDINQLLRRLHSLEASSNTSMVPPLPLLPLRIQDLHSRKTIDGGCEKDGLYYLNSGCLPTSVAATAVGDVSPFQWHCCLGHLALPRLQLLFPSFLHISTLECEACELGKHHQVSFPYRSVSHSPSFSLVHSDIWGPCRVSNRFGFRYFVTFVDDHSCLT, via the exons ATGGGTCGAGGTTTTAGTGGACAGTCCTCGGATCGCACTGATTGCCGGTGTACTTACTATGGGAAACCTAAACACACTGTAGAGACGTGCTGGGCCAAGCATGGCAAGCCAAAATTGACAACTCAGTTAGCTAAtcatacagtgtctgatgatggTACCGATACTGTATCCCCTGCGACTACTACTCCTACACCTGCTTCAGGAGATTCTTCTACTAGTATGCGCGATGACATCAACCAGTTACTCCGGCGCTTGCACTCTCTTGAGGCTTCTTCTAATACATCCATGGTGCCTCCACTTCCACTGCTACCCTTGCGCATACAG gatcttcactcGAGGAAGACAATTGATGGAGGGTGTGAAAAGGATGGATTGTATTACCTCAACAGTGGTTGTCTTCCCACTTCTGTTGCTGCTACTGCTGTTGGGGATGTCTCTCCATTCCAATGGCACTGCTGTCTAGGACACTTGGCCTTACCTAGACTACAGCTTTTGTTTCCCAGTTTTCTACATATTTCTACATTAGAGTGTGAGGCTTGTGAGTTGGGTAAACACCATCAGGTGTCTTTTCCATATCGATCAGTGTCTCATAGTCCGTCGTTTTCTTTAGTTCATTCTGATatatggggtccttgcagagttagtaatagGTTTGGTTTTCGCTATTTTGTTACATTTGTAGATGATCATTCTTGCCTCACATGa
- the LOC122079199 gene encoding plastid division protein CDP1, chloroplastic isoform X1 — MALTHLTLSLPSCCGCRNIVHEEQRDSNLGVSVSLSGTGSAISRLPNGFFREGFQSRYRGVIGYGRLNVAELQTVENDQIRTGVEIPVTCYQIIGVPDQAEKDNIVKSVMDLKSAEIEEGYTLDVLVSRQELLMDVRDKLLFEPEYAGNAREKIPPKSSLRIPWAWLPGALCLLQEVGEEKLVLEIGRAALQHPDAKPYIHDFLLSMALAECAIAKIGFEKNKVSQGFEALARAQYLLRSKISLGKMPLLSQIEESLEELAPACTLELLGMPHTPENAERRRGAIAALRELLRQGLDVETACRVQDWPCFLSQSLNKLMATEIVDLLPWDNIAAIRKNRKSLESQNQRVVVDFSCFYMAMIAHIAVGFSSKQIELINKAKTICECLVASEGIDLKFEEALCSFLLGQGDEAEAIERLQQLEINSGPTSQNFLLGKDIKDGSSVNPSLEIWLKDAVLGLFPDTRDCSPSLVNFFGGEKKALGTSKHCKGTRQNMLSGCRRPTFVAPDPVTAGKPLQHLNYSRHLGLAVKQLAPTNTESSLMGSKTASEGSTGSVQLKRNLGSHHKKVSESWWASGNVVARIMLSTILGCFVFATFKVLGMQFGHFRSGSRLNSNKPKMHINSLAWTVNPSLDHAGPACIDGSNIGGRLGKLFLMFRNQFKYPFGGGTFQSSWPADELCLLNKAQNKKPMPIEEAETLVKQWQAFKAQALGPSHCILSLSEILAESMLSQWQDLADAAKSSSCYWRFVLLHLSILRADIFLDGTGGEIAEIEALLEEAAELVDEYQAKNPNYYSEAREFLRVPLQRRQSSQNLVMHIIPPLFVSLPMKVQSFEELRP; from the exons ATGGCATTGACCCATTTGACTCTGAGCCTCCCTTCCTGCTGTGGTTGTCGCAATATCGTTCACGAGGAGCAGAGAGATTCGAATTTGGGTGTTTCTGTCTCTCTTTCGGGCACCGGAAGCGCCATCTCTAGACTCCCAAATGGGTTTTTTCGCGAAGGTTTTCAGTCAAGATATAGAGGTGTTATCGGGTATGGGAGATTGAATGTGGCCGAGTTGCAGACGGTTGAGAATGACCAGATTAGGACTGGTGTTGAAATCCCTGTTACTTGCTATCAG ATCATTGGGGTGCCTGATCAAGCTGAGAAGGACAATATTGTGAAGTCAGTGATGGATCTGAAAAGTGCTGAGATTGAAGAAGGTTACACCTTGGATGTTCTTGTATCTCGGCAG gaacttttaatggATGTGAGGGATAAGCTTCTTTTTGAACCAGAGTATGCTGGTAATGCAAGGGAAAAGATCCCACCCAAATCTTCACTTAGAATTCCATGGGCTTGGTTGCCTGGTGCTCTTTGTCTCCTACAAGAG GTTGGAGAAGAAAAGTTGGTTCTAGAAATAGGCCGAGCAGCACTTCAACATCCAGATGCTAAACCATATATTCATGATTTTCTTCTGTCTATGGCACTAGCCGAG TGTGCAATTGCTAAGATTGGTTTTGAGAAAAACAAAGTATCACAAGGATTTGAAGCCCTTGCTCGTGCTCAGTACTTACTCAGGAGCAAAATTTCTTTGGGGAAGATGCCACTGTTATCTCAG ATAGAAGAATCTTTGGAGGAGCTTGCACCTGCTTGCACATTGGAGTTACTAGGCATGCCTCACACACCTGAAAATGCAGAACGCAGACGGGGTGCAATTGCAGCCTTGCGTGAATTGCTCAGGCAGGGCCTTGATGTGGAGACAGCCTGTCGAGTCCAAGATTGGCCTTGCTTCTTGAGCCAGTCTCTGAACAAGCTTATGGCTACAGAAATAGTAGATCTTCTTCCATGGGACAACATAGCTGCTATTCGCAAGAACAGGAAATCACTTGAGTCACAGAATCAACGGGTTGTAGTTGATTTTAGTTGCTTTTACATGGCCATGATAGCTCATATTGCTGTGGGTTTTTCAAGCAAACAAATAGAGCTG ATCAACAAAGCAAAGACCATCTGTGAGTGTTTAGTAGCATCAGAAGGtattgatttgaaatttgaggAAGCGCTTTGTTCTTTCCTTCTTGGGCAG GGAGACGAGGCGGAGGCTATTGAAAGGCTCCAGCAGCTTGAGATTAATTCAGGTCCTACTTCACAAAATTTTCTTCTGGGAAAAGACATCAAAGATGGTTCCAGTGTGAACCCCTCATTG GAAATATGGCTAAAGGATGCTGTGCTTGGTCTGTTTCCAGATACGCGAGACTGCTCTCCTTCTTTG GTCAACTTTTTTGGTGGTGAAAAGAAGGCACTTGGGACAAGCAAACACTGTAAAGGAACTCGCCAAAATATGCTTAGTGGATGTCGTAGACCAACTTTTGTTGCACCTGATCCCGTAACTGCTGGAAAACCTCTTCAACATTTGAACTATAGTCGACACCTGGGTCTGGCAGTAAAGCAACTGGCTCCAACTAACACTGAGAGCTCGTTAATGGGAAGCAAGACTGCTAGTGAAGGCAGTACTGGATCTGTTCAACTGAAGAGAAACCTGGGATCACATCATAAGAAAGTTTCAGAAAGCTGGTGGGCCTCAGGCAATGTGGTTGCAAGAATCATGTTGTCTACGATATTAGGATGCTTTGTATTTGCAACCTTCAAAGTGTTGGGAATGCAGTTTGGGCATTTCAGAAGTGGGTCTAGGTTGAACTCCAATAAACCAAAGATGCACATAAATTCCCTTGCTTGGACCGTAAATCCTTCTCTGGATCATGCAGGTCCTGCCTGTATTGATGGGAGTAATATTGGCGGAAGACTTGGAAAGCTGTTCTTGATGTTTAGGAATCAGTTCAAGTATCCCTTTGGTGGGGGAACCTTTCAGAGTTCATGGCCTGCTGATGAACTTTGTCTCTTAAATAAGGCACAAAACAAGAAACCAATGCCCATTGAAGAAGCTGAAACCCTAGTTAAACAATGGCAAGCGTTCAAAGCTCAAGCTCTTGGGCCAAGCCATTGTATTCTGAGCCTCTCTGAGATCCTTGCGGAATCAATGCTCTCTCAG TGGCAGGATTTGGCTGATGCGGCAAAATCTAGTTCTTGTTATTGGAGATTTGTTCTGCTGCATTTGTCTATCTTGAGGGCTGACATTTTTCTGGATGGGACTGGTGGGGAGATCGCAGAAATTGAGGCTCTCCTTGAAGAAGCAGCGGAGCTTGTTGATGAATATCAGGCAAAGAACCCAAATTATTACAg TGAAGCCAGAGAATTTCTGAGGGTTCCCTTGCAACGAAGACAAAGTTCACAAAACCTTGTGATGCACATTATTCCCCCTTTGTTTGTTAGTCTCCCTATGAAAGTGCAGTCATTTGAGGAACTAAGGCCATGA